One stretch of Glycine soja cultivar W05 chromosome 7, ASM419377v2, whole genome shotgun sequence DNA includes these proteins:
- the LOC114418267 gene encoding NAC domain-containing protein 43-like: protein MPENMSISVNGQSQVPPGFRFHPTEEELLQYYLRKKVSYEKIDLDVIRDVDLNKLEPWDIQEKCKIGTTPQNDWYFFSHKDKKYPTGTRTNRATAAGFWKATGRDKVIYSNGKRIGMRKTLVFYKGRAPHGQKSDWIMHEYRLDDNNTADTNIVSNVMGDAAQEEGWVVCRIFKKKNHLKTLDSPLASGEDRRSHLFDSCDEGALEQILEQMGRSCKEESSYEGNYRNYGRFTRPYETTGLNNGGGYNDRFMKLPSLESPKSASMESHHNTNNNNNMNSNNNNNGDNNENNNNNGYHPMIPVEMGTDNEGSFTTHQVSGGDPNNNNNNMVHPLEVGSGGGGLTNWAALDRLVASQLNGQTDASRQLACAFNDPTMYCTSDHHDLHQIPTLRSSSTSAAHTRPSPAPAFINPTTQDFTSEIDLWNFTRSTSSLLASSEPLCHVSNTSV, encoded by the exons ATGCCGGAAAACATGAGCATATCAGTGAATGGACAATCTCAAGTCCCTCCTGGCTTCAGGTTTCATCCAACTGAAGAGGAGCTTCTTCAGTACTACTTGAGGAAGAAGGTCTCCTATGAGAAGATTGACCTTGACGTGATTCGTGACGTTGATCTCAACAAGCTCGAGCCATGGGACATACAAG AGAAATGCAAAATAGGAACCACTCCGCAGAATGATTGGTACTTCTTCAGCCACAAAGACAAGAAGTACCCCACAGGAACGCGCACCAATCGCGCCACTGCTGCAGGGTTCTGGAAGGCCACTGGCCGTGACAAAGTCATATACAGCAACGGCAAGAGGATTGGAATGAGAAAGACTCTGGTTTTCTACAAAGGAAGAGCCCCACATGGCCAGAAATCCGATTGGATCATGCATGAATACAGACTAGACGACAACAACACCGCTGACACCAATATT GTGTCCAATGTGATGGGGGATGCTGCTCAGGAAGAAGGGTGGGTGGTGTGTAGGATATTCAAGAAGAAGAACCATCTGAAAACCCTAGACAGCCCCTTGGCTTCAGGGGAAGATAGAAGGAGCCACTTGTTCGACTCGTGCGACGAGGGAGCTTTGGAGCAAATACTTGAGCAAATGGGAAGGAGTTGCAAGGAAGAGAGCAGCTATGAAGGCAACTACAGAAACTATGGAAGGTTTACAAGGCCTTATGAGACAACAGGGTTGAACAATGGCGGCGGATACAATGATAGGTTCATGAAGCTCCCGAGCCTCGAGAGCCCGAAATCTGCGAGCATGGAGAGCCACCAcaacaccaacaacaacaataacatgaatagtaataataataataatggtgaTAACAACgagaacaacaataataatgggTACCATCCCATGATTCCAGTAGAGATGGGCACAGACAACGAAGGGTCATTCACAACGCACCAGGTGAGTGGTGGTgaccccaacaacaacaacaacaacatggtTCATCCATTGGAGGTAGGATCAGGTGGTGGAGGCCTCACCAACTGGGCTGCGCTGGACCGTCTAGTTGCATCTCAACTCAATGGCCAAACCGATGCCTCTAGGCAACTCGCGTGTGCATTCAACGACCCCACCATGTATTGCACCAGTGACCATCATGATCTTCATCAAATCCCCACCCTCCGATCCTCATCAACGTCCGCGGCGCACACTAGACCTTCCCCTGCACCAGCATTCATCAACCCCACCACACAGGACTTCACCAGCGAGATTGACCTTTGGAACTTCACCCGATCCACGTCCTCACTGTTGGCATCCTCCGAACCACTGTGCCACGTGTCCAACACGTCAGTGTAG